The Caldisalinibacter kiritimatiensis DNA segment AAAGATAATCTTAAAGAACCATGGGCTATCTCGTGTGGTAACCCTATAGCTAATAATACATGTGATGGATCTAATGAACCTGAAGTACAAGCTGAACCACTAGATGCTTGTATTCCTTCCATATCTAAACTTAATAGCAACGATTCTCCTTCTATAAACTCGAATGCAAAATTTACATTACCTGGTAACCTTTTTTCAGGATGTCCATTTAATCTAACATAGTTTATTTTTTCTGTAACTTCATTTATAAGCTTATCTCTTAGTCTTATTAACTTTTTATTGTGTTCTTCTAGATTCTCATACGCTAATTCTATTGCTTTTCCAAATCCAACTATTCCAGGTACATTTTCAGTACCTGCTCTTCTATTTCTTTCTTGCGCTCCACCATGAACATATCTATGAGTTTTTACTCCTCTTCTTATATATAATGCACCCACACCTTTGGGGCCATATATTTTATGAGCAGACATAGAAAGTAAATCTATATTAAGCTCATCAACATCTATCTCTACATTACCTATAGCTTGAACAGCATCAGTATGGAAATAAACTCCGTGTTCTTTAGCTATTTTCCCTATTTCTTTAATTGGTTGAATAGTACCTATTTCATTATTTGCAAACATAATTGTAATAAGAATTGTTTTATCAGTTATAGCTTCCTTTAATTCTTCTAAATTAATCATCCCATATTCGTCAACATCTAAATAAGTTACCTCGAAACCGTTTTTCTCTAGGTACTCACAAGTATGCAATACTGCATGATGTTCTATTTTACTAGTAATTATATGATTTCCTTTATTTTTATTAGCATATGCTACACCTTTAATAGCCCAATTATCTGCTTCAGAACCTCCGCTTGTAAAGTATATTTCATTTTCATTAGCTCCTATACAATTAGCAACTTTTTGTCTAGCTTCACTTATAGCTTTTCTTGATTTTAAACCTAGATTATATATACTTGATGGATTTCCGTATTTCTCTGTAAAGTAAGGTAACATTGCATCTAATACTTCTTTTTTAACTGGAGTTGTAGCTGCATTATCCATGTAAATAATATTATTCAAAGAAATCGCCTCCTAAAAGCAAAACAATTAATTATATCTATTAACTATTAATTCTATATATTTCTATGGTCATCAATCATATCTTGTAAAGTTATCGAATCTATTACTTCATTAATACTATCGCGTATACGTTTCCAAACTGTTTTTGTTACACATACATCTTCTTTATCACAACTAACTGTTTCGTCATCTATAACACACTCAGATGGAGCAATACTTCCTTCTAGTGGTCTTATTACTTCTCCAACTGTTATTTCTTCAGGTGCTCTGGCTAACATATAACCACCTTGTGCTCCTCTTACGCTTTTTACTAAACCTTTTCTTCTTAAAGTAGCTATCAATTGCTCTAAATAATGCTCAGAAATATTTTGACTTTCTGCTATATTGTTTAAAGGGATTGGACCTTCTCCATAATGTAAAGCCAGTTCAAACATTGCCTTTAATCCGTATCGTCCCTTCGTTGATAAGCGCATTAAATCACCTCTCATATAATCCCTACTATTTCACTTGGAATTCATATTTAAGTATAATATACCCGAGTAATCTTGTCAACATTCAAATTAAATTAAAATTTCATCTAATTTAAAATTCCATAAATATGTAATAACACCATTATGTTTTATTACAATACTGTAATATTCTGTCGTATAATTTAATTGTGTATATTTTTTGTTAAAGGAGTGATTTTTCTGAATAAGAAAAAAATAATCGGATTATTGGTAACATTTTTCGTCTTATTATCATCATTTAATATTGTTTTAGCTGATATAGTTATAGACAATAATAATTATTATAATTCATATGGATACAATATAAACAGTTATAATAAAACAAAACCTTATACCTCACCCACTACAAAATCTTATAACACAACGCAAAACAACCTAGCTCAATCAAATGAAAGCACAAATAAATCTTATAATAACACTACATCAACAACTTCTGTTTCTACGTCTGATTCTTATAGTAATGTAAAAATATATGACCCTTATAATTATAACTATGGTTACAACTACCATATTCTTCCAAAGTCAACTAAAGCTGTTACTATAAACAAAACCAATAATACAACTAACGAAAAAAGTTTAAATACAGAAAATTATACTGAAAATAATATATCTGAAAATGAAAAGAAATTATATGAAATGATAAACGAGGAAAGAATTAAAGCTGGTTTAAAGCCTTTAAAAATAGAAGAAAAACTTTTTAAAATAGCTGAAATTAAATCTCAAGATATGTACCACAATAGCTATTTTTCTCATACCTCACCTACTTTCGGAAACACATCTAGCCTTATCAGAAAAGAAGGAATTAGATATTATTCATTTGGAGAAAATATCGGCAGAACATATAGCGTTTATCGAGCTCACAGTGGTTTTATGAATTCTGATGGACATAGAAAAAATATATTAAACCCAAAGTTTACTCATGTAGGTATAGGAATTGTAGGAAACTATTACACTGAAGTATTCATTCAAAAAAGATAAAAAAGAGATAAAAAAAGAGAGGTGGTTTTAATCACCTCTTTTTTAACTCTAATCTACATCTGGATAAATATCTTCGAATTGAGGTGGGAAGAAATCAGGGAATGGTTCATACTCAAAGAATCTCTCACATATATCTCCATCTGGACTAAACTCTTCACATTCAGGTGGTTCTGGACAGAATCCGTATGCTGGTATTAATAATTGTACTCTTCCTACAACTTTGACTATAATAAATACACCAACTGCAAAATTAATTGTTC contains these protein-coding regions:
- the nifS gene encoding cysteine desulfurase NifS, with the translated sequence MNNIIYMDNAATTPVKKEVLDAMLPYFTEKYGNPSSIYNLGLKSRKAISEARQKVANCIGANENEIYFTSGGSEADNWAIKGVAYANKNKGNHIITSKIEHHAVLHTCEYLEKNGFEVTYLDVDEYGMINLEELKEAITDKTILITIMFANNEIGTIQPIKEIGKIAKEHGVYFHTDAVQAIGNVEIDVDELNIDLLSMSAHKIYGPKGVGALYIRRGVKTHRYVHGGAQERNRRAGTENVPGIVGFGKAIELAYENLEEHNKKLIRLRDKLINEVTEKINYVRLNGHPEKRLPGNVNFAFEFIEGESLLLSLDMEGIQASSGSACTSGSLDPSHVLLAIGLPHEIAHGSLRLSLGDFNTEEEVDYVVEKLIGIVDRLRQMSPLYENVKEEK
- a CDS encoding CAP domain-containing protein, whose translation is MIFLNKKKIIGLLVTFFVLLSSFNIVLADIVIDNNNYYNSYGYNINSYNKTKPYTSPTTKSYNTTQNNLAQSNESTNKSYNNTTSTTSVSTSDSYSNVKIYDPYNYNYGYNYHILPKSTKAVTINKTNNTTNEKSLNTENYTENNISENEKKLYEMINEERIKAGLKPLKIEEKLFKIAEIKSQDMYHNSYFSHTSPTFGNTSSLIRKEGIRYYSFGENIGRTYSVYRAHSGFMNSDGHRKNILNPKFTHVGIGIVGNYYTEVFIQKR
- a CDS encoding RrF2 family transcriptional regulator, coding for MRLSTKGRYGLKAMFELALHYGEGPIPLNNIAESQNISEHYLEQLIATLRRKGLVKSVRGAQGGYMLARAPEEITVGEVIRPLEGSIAPSECVIDDETVSCDKEDVCVTKTVWKRIRDSINEVIDSITLQDMIDDHRNI